The genomic interval AAAATGAGCTAGAATTTTTTCTGATATTTATTGCGGATAAAGATTGCGATAGAGTTCATTGCAATTAACATAATTAATAGCACAATAATCGCTGCTGAAGATACAAATTGAAATTCTTCCTTCGGCAATTTCGCCCAAGTAAAGATCTGCATCGGTAATGCCTGAAATCTGTCCATAATATTATCCGGTGTTTTCATAAAAATTGTCGGTATACCGATAACAACTAATGGTGCAGTTTCACCGATGGCACGTGATAAAGCTAAGATAGTTCCTGTTAAAATACCTGGGATTGATGCAGGTAACACAACATTCGTAATCGTCTGCCACTTTGTAGCACCTAATCCAAGTGATGCTTCTCGTATCGCATTCGGCACTGCACGAATCGCTTCCTGACTCGAAACGATAATAACTGGTAAAATCATTAATGACATTGTAAGTGCCGCAGCTAAAACTGATTTACCTAACGAAAACGCTTCTATTCCGCCACCACGAACAAACAATGTTAACCCAAGCAAACCAAATACTACAGAAGGTACAGAAGCTAAGTTTGCGATATTAACTTTAACAAAACGCGTAAAGAAATTATCTTTCGCATACTCTTCCATATAAATTGCTGTTGCGACACCTAGAGAAATTGCAATCGGTGCAATCGTCATCATAAGCCATAAAGTTCCGATTAAAGCACCTTTAATACCTGCTTTTAATGGTGTTGTACTTGAAAAGTTTGTAAAGAACTCAGGTGTTAAATAACCTGCTCCTTTTTTAATGATGTCAAAGAGGAGCATCGCAAGAACTATTAAACCTATGATTGTGCATATGAAAAATATAAATCTAACAATTGCGTTTTTCGCTAAACGACCAGAGAGTTTCTTCGCTACTCTTTCCTGATTAATTAGTTCCATTTTAATACTCCTCTCTGAATTTATTTGTAATCCATTGTGAAATCATATTCATTACTAATGTAAAGATAAATAACGTAAATCCTACTGCATAAATACTATAGTATATATCAGAACCGAATGTAGCATCACCTGTTGCTACTTGAACGATGAAAGCTGTCATCGTCTGAAGTGAATTTGTGAAATCTAATGAGAATTCTGGTGAACTACCAGCCGCAAGAGAAACAATCATCGTTTCCCCTATTGCACGTGAAATTGCAAGTACGATAGAAGCTAAAATTCCCGAAAGTGCAGCTGGGAAAACTACTTTTAAAGCTGTTTCGAGCTTCGTTGAACCAAGTCCTAAAGCACCTTCGCGTATTGCTTGAGGAACCGCACTCATCGCATCTTCAGATAAACTAGCAATCATCGGTACGATCATAATTCCGATTACTAAGCCTGGGCTAATTGCGTTAAACGAACCTAGGTCAGGCCATACCCTACGCAACATCGGCGTAACAAATGTCAATGCGAAAAATCCATACACAATCGTTGGGATCCCTGCAAGAATCTCTAATATAGGCTTTATAATTCGTCTTACTCTATCGCTTGCATATTCACTTAAATATAATGCCGCACCAAGACCTACCGGCACTGCAAATATCGTTGCAATTAGCGTTACTTTTAAAGTCCCTAAAATTAAAGATATAATACCGTATTTTGGATCTTGTCCGAATGCATTCCATGTTTTCTCAAGGAAGAATTCACTAAGTGACACTCTCGTAAAGAATGTTATCGTTTCAGTGAGTAAAGTAATCAAGATTCCGATGGTCGTAAATATAGAAATTGAAGCAATCACGGCCAAAATGACAGGAATGAATTTTTCAATCACATTTTTTGATCCTTTGCCTTGACGCTGTGCTATCATTTCTTGAATTGATACTTTATTTTCCATAGCATTGACTCCTTCATTTTAAAAGGGACGAAAAATTTCGTCCCTGAAAAATTTCTTATTTAATATTAATTATTTAACTTCTTCTAATTTCTTTAAATCTTCTTCGTATACTTTATCTTCTAAAGGTACATAACCAGATTCCTTAGATGCATCTTTAGCTTTTTCTAAAGTGAACTTCATAAAAGTTTTAAATGCTTCATTCTTTTTAAGTGAATCGTTTTTAGCATAAATGTAAAGAGGACGGCTTAATGGGTATGAACCATCTTTAACAGATTCCTCAGTCGCTTCTACACCTTCACCTTTACCTTCTTTTTGAATCTTCACTGCTTTTAAGTTATCTTTGTTTTCTTGGTAGAAATTGTATCCGAAGAACCCGATACCCGCTTTGTTGTCTTGTACTGATTTAACGATTACATTTGTATCAGCATTTTTCTCAGCTTTAATTTCACCTTTATCTAATACTTCTTCACTAAAGAAATCATACGTACCATGTGATTGGTCAGGAGAGAATGCTTTAATTTCATCTGCTGGGAAATCAGCACGTACATCTTTCCATGTTTTAGCTTCGCCAGAGTATATTTTCTTTAACTCATCAAAAGTTAAGTAATCAACGAAATCATTTTCTTTATTTACAGCTACAGTTAACCCGTCACTAGCAATTTTAAATTCAGTATATTCGATCTTTTTATCTTCTAATGCTTTTTTCTCTTCATCTTTAATGTCGCGTGATGCGTTTGAGAAATCTGTTTCACCTGATATAAATTTCTCGAATCCACCACCAGTACCTGAAGTACCGATTGCAACTGTTACATCTGGATATTCTGTTGCAAACTGTTCATTGATCTTTTCAACTACAGGAGCTACTGTTGTTGAACCATCACCAGCTACTTTACCTTTAATCTCTTTTGATGCCGTGTCAGAACCTTTATCTTCACTCTTTGAGTCAGATTTCTCAGCTGCACCACCACAAGCACCTAATAATAAAGCAGTACCTAAAACAGTTGTTGATCCTACTAATTGCCATTTTTTCATTGTCAAAAATCCTCCTAAAAATAAAGACGAATAAATTTTTTGATTTGTTATTACATTTCTAACTATATAGTTTATTTGTTAATTTAGAATGAATGTATTGTAAATTTTGTGTAAAGATGAATAATTAAATTGTAAAAGGGGTATATTATGCCATACTACAAAAAACCAGCAGACTATTTGTCTGCTGGTTTTTTATCCTTAAAGTATTCGTTTATAATTTCCTTACCTAAATCTCCACCAGGCAACCATGGTGGCGGCACTGGCTGATTCGTGTAAATGATAGAAAAGCTTAATTGTGGATTTTTAATTGGTGCGTATCCGATATAAGAAGAATTAACTCTCGACTCACCATCCTGAAAAACTTCTGCAGTACCAGTTTTACCTGCTGCTTTTACATTCGCATTATTAAAACTTTCGTATCCTGTACCTTCCACCTGATTGAATACCAAATCAAACCCATCTTTTACTTGATTAATTTCTTTTTCACTATTATTGATGCGATTCAGCACTTTTCCTTTATAATGTGCTTTTACTGGACCTATCTTATCCGTTTTTGAAGCACTTCTAATTTCTTTTACGATGTGTGGCTGAATTCTGTATCCATCATTCGCGATTGTAGAAATGTATTGTGATAACTGTAAAGGTGAGTATGTATCATACTGTCCTATTGCTAAATCTAAATAGTTACCTGGATTGTTTTTAAGCTGTCCTGTTTGTCCTGTAACTTCATTTGGCAGATCAATACCAGTCTTTACACCAAGACCGAACTGATTTAAACCTTTTCGTAATTTTTGCCCCGCTTCACTAATATCATCCGGTAATGCCATATTAGAAGAATAATTTAATCCTGCAAGTTTCAATGCTGTTTTAAACATATATACGTTAGATGAATGCATTAAGGCTTGTTTATCATTTATCGAAATACTGCCAGATTGATTGAAGTATGATTTCTTTTCAATGCCACCTTTAAATACTAGTGGTTGGTCAACCATCGTCTCACCGACATTAATAGCATTATTACTATAGCCAGTAAGTAATGTCGCACCTTTTACAGATGAACCTACGGCATATTGCGACGTAAATGTTCCATAATGATAATCAGTAATTTTTCCGGACTTATCGATTTGACGCCCGGCTAACGCTAATATATCGCCATTATGTGGATCCTGAACGACAACAAGCACTTTATCCATAGACGTCGCACCCATTCCACGTAACTTTTTAATATTGTTATCTACTAACTGTTCAACTTTTAATTGTAAATCAATGTCAATCGATAAGATTAAGTCGTCCCCACGTGATCCTTCTGAAAGTACCTCAGAGTTAATAATTTTCCCTGATTTATTTGTAATGTATCGCATCTTTTTCTTTTTTCCACGAAGTACATTTTCATATTGATATTCCAGGTAACTCTGACCAACACGATCGTTCCTTGAATAACCTTTAGACAAGTAATAATCTGTTAATTCTTTCGGTAATCCTTCCTCTTTTGAAGAAACGCGACCGAACATCGTACGTAGAGTATCACCATATAAATATTTGCGATCCCAGTCCATAGAAGTATTAACACCTGGTAATTCACTTAAGTTTTGAGACACGAGAGCATATTCCTTCTCTGAGACATCTTCATTTTTTATAATTTGAGGGCTAAGTTGACTACCACTCGACATCTCACGATAAATTGCTGCAACTTGAAGTTCTTTATTCGAGAGCTTTTTTAATTTATCTTTTGTGAGCTTTTTATAAACCGTATCATTATATTCATCTTGAAAAATCTCTCCGGTTTCAAGCAATGTTTTTTCTTTTTTCATAATATGATCTACATCTTCTTTATGCGTTAAAATATAAAAATCCTGTTTATCACGCATTGTCAATGCTTTCGTCGGCATATCAATTATTTTTTGAAGCTTTTTGGCAATTGATAATATTTCTTTGTTCGACGTCATTCTGTCTCGTGTATATGTAATCGATTTTTTAGATGTATTGTCTACGAGTAACTTCCCGTTTCGATCATATATTCTCCCACGAGGCACGGATTCATTTACTTCTATGTTCTCATTATTGTTCACCGTTTGTTTATAATCTTCACCTTTTACAATCTGTAAATAACCTAAGCGCAGTACTAAAATTACTAGTAACGACATAATCGCCATAAAAATAACACTTATTCTGCGATTCGTCATTCGTTTTTGTTTTAATTCACTGGATTCCTGTTTTACACGTTTCAAAAAAAATCCCCCATTGATACATTATCCTTCTATAATATATGAAAAGCATTACTTTTTCTATATTTAACTATAAATATGCAATATGTATAAACAAAAAAACCATGCAATGAAAAACATTGCATGGTTTTAGCAATTGTAAATTTAAATTACTTTGCTGCTAAATATAATTCGTTTACTTTTTCCCAGTTCACAACATTCCAGAATGCTGCAATATAATCTGGACGTTTATTCTGATAGTTTAAGTA from Macrococcus armenti carries:
- the pstA gene encoding phosphate ABC transporter permease PstA, with the protein product MELINQERVAKKLSGRLAKNAIVRFIFFICTIIGLIVLAMLLFDIIKKGAGYLTPEFFTNFSSTTPLKAGIKGALIGTLWLMMTIAPIAISLGVATAIYMEEYAKDNFFTRFVKVNIANLASVPSVVFGLLGLTLFVRGGGIEAFSLGKSVLAAALTMSLMILPVIIVSSQEAIRAVPNAIREASLGLGATKWQTITNVVLPASIPGILTGTILALSRAIGETAPLVVIGIPTIFMKTPDNIMDRFQALPMQIFTWAKLPKEEFQFVSSAAIIVLLIMLIAMNSIAIFIRNKYQKKF
- a CDS encoding peptidoglycan D,D-transpeptidase FtsI family protein is translated as MTNRRISVIFMAIMSLLVILVLRLGYLQIVKGEDYKQTVNNNENIEVNESVPRGRIYDRNGKLLVDNTSKKSITYTRDRMTSNKEILSIAKKLQKIIDMPTKALTMRDKQDFYILTHKEDVDHIMKKEKTLLETGEIFQDEYNDTVYKKLTKDKLKKLSNKELQVAAIYREMSSGSQLSPQIIKNEDVSEKEYALVSQNLSELPGVNTSMDWDRKYLYGDTLRTMFGRVSSKEEGLPKELTDYYLSKGYSRNDRVGQSYLEYQYENVLRGKKKKMRYITNKSGKIINSEVLSEGSRGDDLILSIDIDLQLKVEQLVDNNIKKLRGMGATSMDKVLVVVQDPHNGDILALAGRQIDKSGKITDYHYGTFTSQYAVGSSVKGATLLTGYSNNAINVGETMVDQPLVFKGGIEKKSYFNQSGSISINDKQALMHSSNVYMFKTALKLAGLNYSSNMALPDDISEAGQKLRKGLNQFGLGVKTGIDLPNEVTGQTGQLKNNPGNYLDLAIGQYDTYSPLQLSQYISTIANDGYRIQPHIVKEIRSASKTDKIGPVKAHYKGKVLNRINNSEKEINQVKDGFDLVFNQVEGTGYESFNNANVKAAGKTGTAEVFQDGESRVNSSYIGYAPIKNPQLSFSIIYTNQPVPPPWLPGGDLGKEIINEYFKDKKPADK
- the pstC gene encoding phosphate ABC transporter permease subunit PstC; this encodes MENKVSIQEMIAQRQGKGSKNVIEKFIPVILAVIASISIFTTIGILITLLTETITFFTRVSLSEFFLEKTWNAFGQDPKYGIISLILGTLKVTLIATIFAVPVGLGAALYLSEYASDRVRRIIKPILEILAGIPTIVYGFFALTFVTPMLRRVWPDLGSFNAISPGLVIGIMIVPMIASLSEDAMSAVPQAIREGALGLGSTKLETALKVVFPAALSGILASIVLAISRAIGETMIVSLAAGSSPEFSLDFTNSLQTMTAFIVQVATGDATFGSDIYYSIYAVGFTLFIFTLVMNMISQWITNKFREEY
- a CDS encoding PstS family phosphate ABC transporter substrate-binding protein; the protein is MKKWQLVGSTTVLGTALLLGACGGAAEKSDSKSEDKGSDTASKEIKGKVAGDGSTTVAPVVEKINEQFATEYPDVTVAIGTSGTGGGFEKFISGETDFSNASRDIKDEEKKALEDKKIEYTEFKIASDGLTVAVNKENDFVDYLTFDELKKIYSGEAKTWKDVRADFPADEIKAFSPDQSHGTYDFFSEEVLDKGEIKAEKNADTNVIVKSVQDNKAGIGFFGYNFYQENKDNLKAVKIQKEGKGEGVEATEESVKDGSYPLSRPLYIYAKNDSLKKNEAFKTFMKFTLEKAKDASKESGYVPLEDKVYEEDLKKLEEVK